A stretch of Carya illinoinensis cultivar Pawnee chromosome 14, C.illinoinensisPawnee_v1, whole genome shotgun sequence DNA encodes these proteins:
- the LOC122293197 gene encoding asparagine--tRNA ligase, cytoplasmic 2-like isoform X1, with protein MATEQAGVSMPVGVTRLKYSNRVVLKTILERSDGGLGLVGERVVIGGWVRSSKEVTMKDPLPPSPSPSPPPKSDARTGAMGPKDASFMEILHSRIPFLRSIMKVLGGGNYNHIRENSEEGIPRPPPPSIAFLQVSDGSCVSYLQVVVASAIASPCQLLPTGTCILVEGVLMQLSEQGKHVIELKVDKILYIGTVDHEKYPLSKKKLPFEMLRDFSQFRPRTTTVASVTRISNALTFATHTFFQNLGFFHMQVPIITTTDSEGLTEKFQVTTLLGKPDKTEKPTTIKDTEGVSLEVIKSAAKEKAKLVEELKKSESNKEALAATLQDFQKPNEASHLKAREKSKPGTSLKPDKVNFSEDFFSCRTYLTVSGCLHLESYACALGNVYSIGPRFRADCAGHVAERLMIEIEMAFAQLEDAMSYADDFFKFLCKWVLDNCPEDMKFVSKRIDKTRIDRLQSMIYSKVEKITYTEVVDVLGKVADQKFEVKLQWGAPLTAEHLSYLVEVMFKNPVMIYNYPKGVKPFYARLNDDRKTVAAFDLVLPKARILISGSQNEERLDILSSRIKELGLPREQYEWYLDLRRHGTVEHSGFSLGFDHMVLFATGLTDAVDVIPFPRSYGKANN; from the exons ATGGCCACCGAACAAGCAGGGGTTTCCATGCCGGTGGGGGTGACTCGTTTGAAGTACTCGAACCGCGTGGTTTTGAAAACTATATTGGAACGTAGTGATGGAGGGCTGGGACTGGTTGGCGAGAGAGTTGTGATAGGAGGATGGGTGAGGTCTTCGAAGGAGGTGACGATGAAAGATCCTTTGCCGCCGTCACCGTCACCATCACCTCCACCAAAATCGGATGCTCGGACGGGTGCAATGGGGCCGAAAGATGCGAGCTTTATGGAAATTCTTCACTCTCGGATACCCTTTTTGCGGTCAATTATGAAAGTTTTAGGTGGTGGGAATTACAACCATATTCGTGAAAATTCGGAAGAGGGGATTCCCAGGCCGCCCCCGCCTTCGATTGCTTTCTTGCAAGTTAGCGACGGCTCATGTGTTAGCTATCTTCAG GTTGTTGTAGCTTCTGCTATAGCTTCCCCATGCCAGCTCCTGCCTACTGGAACCTGTATACTGGTGGAAGGTGTATTGATGCAGCTATCAGAACAAGGAAAACATGTCATCGAGCTTAAAGTGGATAAAATTCTTTATATAGGGACAGTGGATCATGAGAAGTATCCGTTATCAAAGAAAAAGTTACCATTTGAAATGTTGAGGGATTTTTCCCAGTTTCGACCTCGGACGACTACG GTGGCATCTGTTACGAGAATCAGTAATGCCCTGACCTTTGCAACTCACACATTCTTCCAAAACCTTGGGTTCTTTCACATGCAAGTACCTATTATCACGACCACAGACAGTGAAGGATTAACTGAAAAATTCCAGGTTACGACTCTTCTTGGCAAACCAGACAAGACGGAGAAGCCAACTACCATTAAGGACACTGAAGGTGTTAGCCTTGAAGTTATCAAGTCTGCTGCGAAGGAGAAAGCTAAGCTAGTTGAAGAACTAAAGAAAAGTGAAAGCAATAAGGAAGCACTGGCTGCCACGCTTCAGGATTTTCAGAAACCAAATGAAGCGTCACATTTAAAAGCAAGAGAAAAATCAAAACCAGGAACTTCACTAAAGCCCGATAAAGTTAACTTCTCTGAAGATTTCTTCTCCTGTCGAACTTATCTGACCGTTTCTGGTTGCCTACACCTGGAGAGCTATGCATGTGCCCTTGGAAATGTTTACTCAATTGGACCCCGATTCCGGGCAGATTGTGCTGGACATGTGGCAGAGAGGTTAATGATTGAGATCGAAATGGCATTTGCACAATTAGAG GATGCCATGAGCTATGCAGATGACTTTTTCAAGTTCCTCTGCAAATGGGTGTTGGATAATTGTCCCGAAGATATGAAATTTGTTTCAAAACGAATTGACAAAACCCGTATTGATCGTCTTCAATCAATGATATACAGTAAAGTTGAAAAGATCACCTACACTGAAGTTGTAGATGTATTAGGAAAG GTTGCAGACCAGAAGTTTGAAGTAAAACTTCAGTGGGGTGCTCCTCTCACAGCAGAGCATCTAAG TTATTTGGTAGAGGTGATGTTCAAGAACCCTGTAATGATATACAATTATCCAAAAGGAGTTAAGCCATTTTATGCTCGCTTAAATGATGATAGAAAAACTGTTGCAGCATTTGATTTGGTGCTACCAAAG GCAAGAATCTTAATTTCAGGTAGCCAAAACGAGGAGCGATTGGACATTTTAAGTTCGAG AATAAAGGAATTGGGGTTGCCCAGAGAACAGTACGAGTGGTACTTAGATCTTCGCAGGCATGGAACAGTCGAGCACTCTGGATTCAGTCTTGGGTTCGACCATATGGTTCTCTTTGCCACTGGGCTAACTGATGCTGTAGATGTTATCCCTTTTCCCAGGAGTTATGGCAAAGCCAACAACTAA
- the LOC122295164 gene encoding cysteine-rich repeat secretory protein 55 — MHESYIRRSMSLIYKILLLLALCFCYADAADPLGNFCNLNTNISRVSQISVNIDRLLAELVSKTSSNGYVATSFGRGNDQVFGLAQCRGDVSSTDCSSCIQDAAKLIRQRCPNQADSRIWYDYCFLRYNNKSFAGEVDTSVGIFYFNVDTVTDPENFNKQLGALMDEIRARAIEPKNEGLGKGDTKLSSLVTLYALVQCTRDLSQIDCAQCLAIAVGNFETICSNRKGCRVLYSSCYVRYELYPFFYPLDSNSTVANNVRAIVYP, encoded by the coding sequence ATGCATGAGAGCTACATAAGGAGAAGTATGAGTTTGATATACAAGATTCTTCTCTTACTAGCTCTATGCTTTTGCTATGCAGATGCTGCAGATCCTTTAGGAAATTTCTGCAATCTAAATACAAATATTAGTCGTGTTAGCCAGATATCGGTAAATATTGATCGCTTGCTAGCTGAATTGGTTTCTAAAACCTCCTCCAATGGTTATGTTGCTACTTCCTTCGGTAGAGGGAACGACCAAGTTTTTGGCCTGGCTCAATGCAGAGGAGATGTGAGCAGCACAGACTGCTCAAGTTGCATCCAAGATGCAGCAAAACTGATACGCCAACGCTGTCCGAACCAAGCTGACTCAAGAATTTGGTACGACTACTGCTTTCTGCGTTACAACAACAAGAGCTTCGCTGGAGAAGTTGATACTTCTGTTGGTATATTCTACTTCAATGTAGATACTGTAACAGATCCTGAAAACTTCAATAAACAACTAGGAGCACTGATGGATGAAATTAGAGCACGAGCTATTGAGCCTAAGAATGAAGGTCTTGGGAAAGGTGACACCAAATTGTCATCTTTGGTGACACTTTATGCATTGGTGCAGTGCACAAGGGACCTATCTCAGATAGATTGTGCTCAGTGTTTGGCCATTGCGGTTGGAAATTTCGAAACCATTTGCAGTAACCGGAAGGGATGCCGAGTTCTATACAGTAGTTGTTATGTCCGATACGAGCTCTATCCATTTTTCTATCCACTTGACTCGAACAGTACTGTGGCTAATAATGTAAGGGCCATAGTTTATCCATAA
- the LOC122293197 gene encoding asparagine--tRNA ligase, cytoplasmic 2-like isoform X2, whose protein sequence is MATEQAGVSMPVGVTRLKYSNRVVLKTILERSDGGLGLVGERVVIGGWVRSSKEVTMKDPLPPSPSPSPPPKSDARTGAMGPKDASFMEILHSRIPFLRSIMKVLGGGNYNHIRENSEEGIPRPPPPSIAFLQVSDGSCVSYLQVVVASAIASPCQLLPTGTCILVEGVLMQLSEQGKHVIELKVDKILYIGTVDHEKYPLSKKKLPFEMLRDFSQFRPRTTTVTTLLGKPDKTEKPTTIKDTEGVSLEVIKSAAKEKAKLVEELKKSESNKEALAATLQDFQKPNEASHLKAREKSKPGTSLKPDKVNFSEDFFSCRTYLTVSGCLHLESYACALGNVYSIGPRFRADCAGHVAERLMIEIEMAFAQLEDAMSYADDFFKFLCKWVLDNCPEDMKFVSKRIDKTRIDRLQSMIYSKVEKITYTEVVDVLGKVADQKFEVKLQWGAPLTAEHLSYLVEVMFKNPVMIYNYPKGVKPFYARLNDDRKTVAAFDLVLPKARILISGSQNEERLDILSSRIKELGLPREQYEWYLDLRRHGTVEHSGFSLGFDHMVLFATGLTDAVDVIPFPRSYGKANN, encoded by the exons ATGGCCACCGAACAAGCAGGGGTTTCCATGCCGGTGGGGGTGACTCGTTTGAAGTACTCGAACCGCGTGGTTTTGAAAACTATATTGGAACGTAGTGATGGAGGGCTGGGACTGGTTGGCGAGAGAGTTGTGATAGGAGGATGGGTGAGGTCTTCGAAGGAGGTGACGATGAAAGATCCTTTGCCGCCGTCACCGTCACCATCACCTCCACCAAAATCGGATGCTCGGACGGGTGCAATGGGGCCGAAAGATGCGAGCTTTATGGAAATTCTTCACTCTCGGATACCCTTTTTGCGGTCAATTATGAAAGTTTTAGGTGGTGGGAATTACAACCATATTCGTGAAAATTCGGAAGAGGGGATTCCCAGGCCGCCCCCGCCTTCGATTGCTTTCTTGCAAGTTAGCGACGGCTCATGTGTTAGCTATCTTCAG GTTGTTGTAGCTTCTGCTATAGCTTCCCCATGCCAGCTCCTGCCTACTGGAACCTGTATACTGGTGGAAGGTGTATTGATGCAGCTATCAGAACAAGGAAAACATGTCATCGAGCTTAAAGTGGATAAAATTCTTTATATAGGGACAGTGGATCATGAGAAGTATCCGTTATCAAAGAAAAAGTTACCATTTGAAATGTTGAGGGATTTTTCCCAGTTTCGACCTCGGACGACTACG GTTACGACTCTTCTTGGCAAACCAGACAAGACGGAGAAGCCAACTACCATTAAGGACACTGAAGGTGTTAGCCTTGAAGTTATCAAGTCTGCTGCGAAGGAGAAAGCTAAGCTAGTTGAAGAACTAAAGAAAAGTGAAAGCAATAAGGAAGCACTGGCTGCCACGCTTCAGGATTTTCAGAAACCAAATGAAGCGTCACATTTAAAAGCAAGAGAAAAATCAAAACCAGGAACTTCACTAAAGCCCGATAAAGTTAACTTCTCTGAAGATTTCTTCTCCTGTCGAACTTATCTGACCGTTTCTGGTTGCCTACACCTGGAGAGCTATGCATGTGCCCTTGGAAATGTTTACTCAATTGGACCCCGATTCCGGGCAGATTGTGCTGGACATGTGGCAGAGAGGTTAATGATTGAGATCGAAATGGCATTTGCACAATTAGAG GATGCCATGAGCTATGCAGATGACTTTTTCAAGTTCCTCTGCAAATGGGTGTTGGATAATTGTCCCGAAGATATGAAATTTGTTTCAAAACGAATTGACAAAACCCGTATTGATCGTCTTCAATCAATGATATACAGTAAAGTTGAAAAGATCACCTACACTGAAGTTGTAGATGTATTAGGAAAG GTTGCAGACCAGAAGTTTGAAGTAAAACTTCAGTGGGGTGCTCCTCTCACAGCAGAGCATCTAAG TTATTTGGTAGAGGTGATGTTCAAGAACCCTGTAATGATATACAATTATCCAAAAGGAGTTAAGCCATTTTATGCTCGCTTAAATGATGATAGAAAAACTGTTGCAGCATTTGATTTGGTGCTACCAAAG GCAAGAATCTTAATTTCAGGTAGCCAAAACGAGGAGCGATTGGACATTTTAAGTTCGAG AATAAAGGAATTGGGGTTGCCCAGAGAACAGTACGAGTGGTACTTAGATCTTCGCAGGCATGGAACAGTCGAGCACTCTGGATTCAGTCTTGGGTTCGACCATATGGTTCTCTTTGCCACTGGGCTAACTGATGCTGTAGATGTTATCCCTTTTCCCAGGAGTTATGGCAAAGCCAACAACTAA